A genomic window from Motilibacter aurantiacus includes:
- the hpf gene encoding ribosome hibernation-promoting factor, HPF/YfiA family: MDVVVKGRHTEVSDRFRRHAVEKLSKVERFDAKVMRIDVEVSQEHNPRLSDECERVEITVRSRGPVVRAEACADDRAAALDLALAKLEARLRKAADRRRVHHGGKTPVSVAAATASWGVPEPGASLLLATDDGLPAVAEDTQRSPDGLVGADGELGESPVVIREKVHNATPMTLDQAMYEMELVGHDFFLFVDAKTGRPSVVYRRKGWDYGVIGLDVQEQQA, translated from the coding sequence GTGGACGTCGTCGTCAAGGGCCGGCACACAGAGGTCTCTGACCGCTTCCGGCGGCACGCCGTCGAGAAACTGTCGAAGGTGGAGCGCTTCGATGCGAAGGTGATGCGCATCGACGTGGAGGTGTCCCAGGAGCACAACCCGCGGCTCTCCGACGAGTGCGAGCGAGTCGAGATCACCGTCCGCTCGCGCGGCCCGGTCGTGCGGGCCGAGGCGTGCGCCGACGACCGGGCGGCCGCCCTCGACCTCGCGCTGGCCAAGCTCGAGGCGCGGCTGCGTAAGGCCGCGGACCGCCGGCGCGTGCACCACGGGGGCAAGACGCCGGTGTCGGTGGCGGCCGCGACGGCGTCGTGGGGCGTCCCGGAGCCCGGGGCGAGCCTGCTGCTGGCCACGGACGACGGGCTGCCGGCCGTCGCCGAGGACACGCAGCGGTCGCCCGACGGGCTGGTGGGCGCGGACGGCGAGCTCGGGGAGAGCCCGGTCGTGATCCGGGAGAAGGTGCACAACGCCACTCCCATGACGCTCGACCAGGCGATGTACGAGATGGAGCTGGTCGGGCACGACTTCTTCCTCTTCGTCGACGCGAAGACCGGCCGGCCGAGCGTGGTCTACCGCCGCAAGGGGTGGGACTACGGCGTCATCGGCCTCGACGTCCAGGAGCAGCAGGCCTAG
- a CDS encoding ComF family protein: protein MLPAPAPALPGGLLLRAARALAGLVLDDACAGCRAPQTPLLCAACSTALGAAGRPAVPRPPPPGLPPSWSTTAYAGTVREVLAAYKEDGRAALAGPLGEALGRAVLAGLEAARTGDGPVLLVPVPSAPAAVRRRGRDPVRVLARRAAAVARQEGHGARVAPVLRLRRRVADSAGLGAADRALNLSGACAVPPRLAVLVRGADVVVVDDVITTGATLAEAARALRAEGARVLVVATVAATARRRPEGKVG from the coding sequence GTGCTTCCCGCTCCTGCACCCGCCCTGCCGGGCGGCCTGCTCCTGCGCGCGGCGCGTGCGCTCGCCGGGCTGGTGCTCGACGACGCCTGCGCCGGCTGCCGGGCGCCGCAGACACCGCTGCTCTGCGCGGCCTGCTCGACGGCGCTCGGCGCTGCCGGCCGGCCCGCCGTCCCGCGGCCGCCGCCGCCCGGGCTGCCGCCGTCCTGGTCGACCACGGCGTACGCCGGGACCGTGCGCGAGGTCCTGGCGGCGTACAAGGAGGACGGCCGGGCGGCGCTGGCCGGCCCGCTGGGAGAGGCGCTCGGCCGTGCCGTGCTCGCCGGGCTGGAGGCGGCGCGGACCGGGGACGGCCCGGTCCTCCTGGTGCCGGTCCCCTCGGCGCCGGCCGCCGTGCGGCGCCGCGGCCGTGACCCCGTGCGCGTGCTGGCCCGGCGGGCGGCGGCGGTCGCCCGGCAGGAGGGCCACGGCGCGCGGGTCGCGCCCGTATTGCGGCTCCGGCGGCGGGTCGCGGACTCGGCCGGCCTGGGCGCTGCTGACCGCGCGCTGAACCTGAGCGGGGCCTGTGCGGTCCCGCCTCGCCTCGCGGTGCTCGTGCGGGGGGCCGACGTCGTGGTCGTCGACGACGTGATCACGACGGGCGCGACGCTCGCGGAGGCGGCCCGCGCCCTCCGCGCGGAGGGCGCCCGCGTCCTGGTGGTGGCGACGGTTGCGGCGACCGCGCGCCGCCGGCCGGAGGGGAAGGTGGGCTGA